The following are encoded in a window of Brachyhypopomus gauderio isolate BG-103 chromosome 18, BGAUD_0.2, whole genome shotgun sequence genomic DNA:
- the ankhd1 gene encoding ankyrin repeat and KH domain-containing protein 1 isoform X2, translated as MQDEVAGTAMLTDGFEDEIDSVTPRSPALGMGVGATPGAGLGGLGIGVGGKKVRLFGETGGPAADRLDFKLTAAAVLSSGPGSGSDEDEVSEVESFILDQEDLDNPVLKTASELLLSSAADGADLRTVDPETQARLEALLEAAGIGKLSTADGKAFADPEVLRRLTSSVSCALDEAAAALTRMRAENTLNASQADNRSLAEACSDGDVNAVRKLLDEGRSVNEHTEEGESLLCLACSAGYYELAQVLLAMHANVEDRGIKGDITPLMAAASGGYVDIVKLLLVHGADVNAQSSTGNTALTYACAGGFLDVVKVLLKEGANIEDHNENGHTPLMEAASAGHVEVARVLLEYGAGINTHSNEFKESALTLACYKGHLDMVRFLLEAGADQEHKTDEMHTALMEACMDGHVEVARLLLDSGAQVNMPADSFESPLTLAACGGHVELAALLIERGANLEEVNDEGYTPLMEAAREGHEEMVALLLAQGANINAQTEETQETALTLACCGGFLEVADFLIKAGADIELGCSTPLMEAAQEGHLELVKYLLAAGANVHATTATGDTALTYACENGHTDVADVLLQTGADLEHESEGGRTPLMKAARAGHLCTVQFLISKGANVNRATANNDHTVVSLACAGGHLAVVELLLAHGADPTHRLKDGSTMLIEAAKGGHTNVVSYLLDYPSNILSVPAPDLSQLTPPSHDTPQAPRVPFQALAMVVPPQEPDRVPSTIANPPPVSNKGMSKQRMSSLQGNAVGAAGMDADLLPPFHPYQPLECIVEETEGKLNELGQRISAIEKAQLQSLELIQGEPLTKDKIEELKKSREEQVQKKKKILKELQKVERQLQLKTQQQFTKEYMEAKGMREEPGQTAGVESPGTPLPLQATQLGPDGEVGLDDHRQTPADNDEEDEDDDDGDDEDEDDVDYAELPQVDTILYPEEAQPPPPPPPQPHPLQGAPPPPLQTSFVPIQSLAAQQSTDFGSAEYPGSSSPDLQRVTLSQPRSTLGPGLPTQAPDGLMVAAPAQTLTDTLDDIMAAVTSRVPMLNTTTSPIPQPTAQTPINTVSPPSMLPLYPSVDIDAHTESNHDTALTLACAGGHEELVSVLIARGANIEHRDKKGFTPLILAATAGHVGVVEILLDKGGDIEAQSERTKDTPLSLACSGGRQEVVELLLLRGANKEHRNVSDYTPLSLAASGGYVNIIKILLNAGAEINSRTGSKLGISPLMLAAMNGHVPAVKLLLDMGSDINAQIETNRNTALTLACFQGRAEVVSLLLDRKANVEHRAKTGLTPLMEAASGGYAEVGRVLLDKGADVNAPPVPSSRDTALTIAADKGHYKFCELLINRGAHIDVRNKKGNTPLWLAANGGHFDVVQLLVQAGADVDAADNRKITPLMAAFRKGHVKVVQYLVKEVNQFPSDIECMRYIATIADKELLKKCHQCMETIVKAKDQQAAEANKNASILLKELDLEKSREESKKQALAAKREKRKEKRKKKKEEQKKKLEEEEAKVKDVFCEAQDQKEDSAEEVEVPIEPPSATTTTTIGISATSTTFTNAFGKKRANVATTPSTNRKNKKNKTKESPNEPIILQDPQVALAQQKADKNKIHGEPRGGGAPGGTSDSDNLDSTDCNSESSNGSKSQELADLPSSSSSSSSSSAPTGSSQPLPMTEKRQGLSLPTSREEKVTVSISKPQQKTHETICDLTPSSLPSSFKTISLPVSSPNSKMNLTSPKRGQKREEGWKEVVRRSKKLSVPASVVSRIMGRGGCNITAIQDVTGAHIDVDKQKDKNGERMITIRGGTESTRHAVQLINALIQDPAKELEDLIPRNHIRQPGTNTKIGSTYTTSTGATSTTAASSKGLASVVPSSGVSFQASGAAAQQAGKMGKNLAPGVRPPFVSLPPLAYTHPQLALLAAQTMHQIRHPRLPMAQFGGTFTPSPNTWGPFPVRPVSPGSANSSPKHSGGAVPRPSSSAPTSAEHLPPASAATVTPGSSASSPSTAPSNAPTPSSVKKQLFSTEPKSGAGAAIATTAGGCPAAPAPCVPITCAPTTPTTPPPPPAPIAPPSQHPPAPKPEPVASPATASTPAKEKPAAELAVPVPGAPCEGPSSSGPLHFPASPSAQAGLPVQSEGRQQLPMPFTSSAEPSSTTTAPPALSASRPAPPTCSSGALTNTSSTLPHYATPAAPGVSPRMQHPTPYYPMAPGATMQEQQPVFVPQGVTQEPHKQQQAAQPGLAAANMPPPSMQMPSTMGMMNGSQMHLHGGKAQLPPNFGPAALFNHFSSIFDSNQVSNNQVWGACHLPTRTPPEQPYSAPPAYMGGMGQMENTMAPPDGSKAPGYRCTSQRIVSSPIGMHPIDPTGNSISSSTALTSFATSMSASPVFLPGPAPVGTPSFSRQHFSPHPWSSSTSCAKISESPVPSVSSGASSPLCTSTVTPTLIQAKPSSSSHQDRKVPQPIGTERLARIRQTGSVNHTMLPTSYTPPVGQGGIWSFGVGSASEAMSGWSQPLMGGPVMHQQLPEQSAFSQHQAMERDDTGIVAPSNTFHQPMPTNFMDFPKGLPMSMYGGTMIPPHPQMAEAPGGPMYNGLHTTDPAWNPILKVVPNSAENTDPQQVWPGTWAPHVGNVHLNHVN; from the exons GTGGAGTCTTTCATCCTGGACCAGGAGGACTTGGACAATCCCGTACTGAAGACAGCGTCCGAGCTCCTCCTGTCCAGCGCGGCAGACGGCGCCGATCTGCGGACGGTAGACCCAGAGACGCAGGCCCGGCTGGAGGCCCTGCTGGAAGCGGCAG GCATCGGTAAACTCTCCACTGCCGATGGCAAAGCCTTCGCAGATCCCGAGGTCCTGCGGCGACTGACGTCCTCGGTGAGCTGCGCGCTGGACGAAGCCGCCGCCGCCCTGACCCGCATGAGGGCCGAGAACACGCTCAACGCCAGCCAGGCAGACAA CCGCAGCCTGGCGGAGGCCTGCTCCGACGGGGACGTGAACGCCGTGCGCAAGCTGCTGGACGAGGGCCGCAGCGTCAACGAGCACacggaggagggagagagcctGCTGTGTCTGGCCTGCTCCGCTGGATACTATGAGCTCGCACAG GTTTTACTCGCCATGCATGCTAACGTAGAGGACCGAGGCATCAAAGGAGACATCACGCCCCTCATGGCAGCTGCTAGTGGTGGTTACGTAGACATCGTCAAACTGCTCCTGGTGCACGGAGCAGACGTCAACGCACAGTCCTCCACAG GCAACACGGCGCTCACGTACGCCTGCGCCGGCGGCTTCCTGGACGTGGTGAAGGTCCTGCTGAAGGAGGGGGCCAACATCGAGGACCACAACGAGAACGGCCACACGCCGCTGATGGAGGCGGCCAGCGCGGGTCACGTGGAGGTGGCACGCGTGCTGCTGGAGTACGGCGCCGGCATCAACACGCACTCCAACGAGTTCAAGGAGAGCGCGCTCACGCTGGCCTGCTACAAAG GGCACCTGGACATGGTGCGGTTTCTCTTGGAGGCAGGGGCCGACCAGGAACACAAGACAGACGAGATGCACACGGCGCTCATGGAGGCCTGCATG GACGGGCACGTGGAGGTGGCACGGCTGCTGTTGGACAGTGGCGCGCAGGTCAACATGCCCGCCGACTCCTTCGAGTCTCCGCTGACGCTGGCGGCGTGCGGGGGCCACGTGGAGCTGGCGGCCCTGCTGATCGAGAGGGGGGccaacctggaggaggtgaacGACGAGGGCTACACGCCTCTCATGGAGGCCGCACGGGAGGGCCACGAGGAGATGGTGGCTCTGCTTCTGGCACAAG GTGCTAACATCAACGCGCAGACGGAGGAGACGCAAGAGACGGCCCTGACCCTGGCCTGCTGCGGCGGCTTCCTGGAGGTAGCCGACTTCCTCATCAAAGCCGGTGCGGACATCGAGCTGGGCTGCTCCACTCCCCTCATGGAGGCTGCGCAGGAGGGCCATCTAGAGCTGGTCAAGTACCTGCTGGCAGCCG GCGCTAATGTCCACGCCACCACAGCCACGGGGGACACGGCGCTCACGTACGCCTGCGAGAACGGACACACGGACGTGGCCGACGTGCTGCTCCAAACCGGGGCGGATCTG gagCACGAGTCAGAAGGTGGGAGGACTCCACTGATGAAAGCAGCCAGAGCAGGGCACCTGTGCACTGTGCAGTTCTTAATCAGTAAAG gtgctaATGTTAACAGAGCCACAGCCAATAACGACCACACGGTGGTGTCTCTGGCCTGCGCCGGGGGCCACCTGGCTGTGGTGGAGCTGTTGCTGGCACACGGTGCAGATCCCACACACAGACTGAAG GATGGCTCCACCATGCTGATTGAAGCTGCTAAGGGTGGTCACACTAACGTGGTGTCCTACTTGCTCGACTACCCAAGCAACATTCTGTCAGTGCCGGCACCGGACCTGTCCCAGCTCACGCCCCCCTCGCACGACACGCCTCAG GCTCCTCGAGTCCCATTCCAAGCCCTGGCCATGGTTGTACCCCCCCAGGAGCCAGACAGGGTGCCCTCCACCATCGCCAACCCCCCACCAGTCTCGAACAAAG GTATGTCCAAGCAGAGGATGAGCTCTCTGCAGGGTAACGCGGTTGGCGCGGCGGGCATGGACGCCGACCTGCTGCCCCCTTTCCACCCGTACCAGCCCTTGGAGTGCATCGTGGAGGAAACCGAGGGCAAACTCAACGAGCTGGGCCAGCGCATCAGCGCCATCGAGAAGGCCCAGCTGCAGTCGCTGGAGCTGATCCAGGGCGAGCCGCTCACCAAAGACAAGATCGAGGAGCTGAAGAAGAGCCGCGAGGAGCAGgtgcagaagaagaagaagatccTCAAGGAGCTGCAGAAGGTGGAGCGGCAGCTGCAGCTGAAGACGCAGCAGCAGTTCACCAAAGAGTACATGGAGGCCAAGGGCATGAGGGAGGAGCCGGGCCAGACGGCAGGGGTGGAGTCGCCCGGCACGCCCCTGCCCCTCCAGGCCACGCAGCTGGGCCCCGACGGCGAGGTGGGCCTGGACGACCACCGCCAGACCCCCGCGGACAACGAcgaggaggacgaggacgacGACGACGGAGATGACGAAGACGAGGATGATGTGGACTACGCCGAGCTACCGCAAGTGGACACCATCCTGTACCCAGAAGAGGCACAGCCgccgccccctcctccccctcagccCCACCCCCTGCAGGGTGCCCCGCCTCCTCCTCTGCAGACCAGCTTCGTCCCTATCCAGTCCCTGGCCGCACAGCAGTCCACGGACTTCGGCAGCGCCGAGTACCCGGGCAGCAGCAGCCCAGACCTGCAGAGGGTGACGCTGAGCCAGCCACGGTCCACCCTGGGGCCCGGGCTCCCCACGCAGGCGCCCGACGGCCTCATGGTGGCCGCGCCCGCACAGACGCTCACAGACACGCTGGACGACATCATGGCAG CAGTGACCAGCAGAGTGCCTATGTTAAACACTACGACCTCACCCATACCTCAGCCCACAGCACAGACGCCCATCAACACTGTCTCCCCACCCTCCATGCTCCCGCTCTACCCATCCGTAGACATCGACGCACAC acgGAGAGCAATCACGACACGGCTCTGACTCTGGCCTGTGCGGGCGGCCACGAGGAGCTAGTGTCTGTGCTCATTGCGCGCGGGGCCAACATCGAGCATCGGGACAAGAAGG GGTTCACTCCTCTTATCCTGGCTGCCACCGCGGGTCACGTTGGCGTCGTAGAGATCCTCCTGGACAAGGGAGGAGACATCGAGGCCCAGTCTGAGAGGACCAAAGACACCCCTCTCTCCCTGGCTTGCTCAGGTGGCAGACAAGAG GTGGTGGAACTTTTGCTTCTTCGTGGTGCCAACAAAGAGCACCGCAACGTGTCCGACTACACCCCTCTTAGTCTCGCCGCCTCAGGGGGCTACGTCAATATAATCAAGATCCTCCTCAATGCTGGAGCTGAGATCAACTCCAG GACGGGCAGTAAGCTGGGCATCTCTCCCCTGATGCTGGCGGCCATGAACGGCCACGTTCCTGCCGTCAAGCTGCTGCTGGACATGGGGTCCGACATCAACGCGCAGATCGAGACCAACCGCAACACGGCGCTGACGCTGGCCTGCTTCCAGGGCCGGGCCGAGGTGGTCAGCCTGCTGCTCGACCGCAAAGCTAACGTGGAGCACCGTGCCAAG ACGGGACTCACCCCTCTAATGGAGGCTGCATCCGGCGGCTACGCCGAAGTTGGCCGGGTGCTGCTGGATAAAGGTGCGGACGTCAACGCTCCACCTGTCCCCTCGTCACGCGACACAGCCCTCACCATCGCTGCCGACAAGGGCCATTACAAGTTCTGCGAGCTACTCATCAACAG GGGAGCTCACATCGATGTTCGCAATAAGAAGGGGAACACTCCTTTGTGGTTGGCTGCAAACGGGGGCCATTTTGATGTAGTGCAGCTGCTGGTGCAGGCGGGAGCCGATGTTGATGCAGCGGACAACCGCAAGATCACCCCTCTCATGGCCGCGTTCCGTAAG GGGCATGTGAAAGTGGTCCAGTACTTGGTGAAGGAGGTGAATCAGTTCCCCTCTGATATCGAGTGCATGAGATACATTGCCACCATTGCAGACAAG GAGTTGCTGAAGAAGTGTCATCAGTGCATGGAGACCATCGTCAAAGCCAAAGACCAGCAGGCTGCTGAGGCTAACAAGAACGCCAGCATTCTGCTCAAAGAGCTTGATCTTGAGAAG TCCCGTGAAGAAAGCAAAAAACAAGCCCTGGCAGCGAAGCGAGAGAAGCGCAAAGAGAAAcgcaagaagaagaaggaggagcaGAAGAAGAAactggaagaggaggaggcgaAAGTGAAGGACGTGTTTTGTGAGGCACAGGACCAGAAGGAGGATTCTGCTGAAG AGGTGGAGGTCCCCATCGAGCCCCCGAGcgccacaaccaccaccaccatcggCATCTCCGCCACCTCCACTACCTTCACCAACGCCTTTGGCAAGAAACGCGCCAACGTGGCTACCACACCGAGCACCAACCGCAAGAACAAAAAGAATAAGACCAAGGAGTCCCCCAACGAGCCCATAATCCTGCAGGACCCACAGGTGGCGCTGGCACAGCAGAAGGCCGACAAAAACAAGATCCACGGCGAACCGCGGGGCGGCGGGGCGCCAGGCGGCACCAGCGACTCGGACAACCTGGACAGCACCGACTGCAACAGCGAGAGCAGCAACGGTAGCAAGAGCCAGGAGCTGGCAGACCTGCCGTCCTCATCCTcgtcctcatcttcctcctcagcCCCTACAGGGTCCAGCCAGCCTCTCCCCATGACTGAGAAGAGGCAGGGCCTGTCGCTGCCCACCTCTCGAGAGGAGAAGGTCACCGTGTCCATCTCCAAACCGCAGCAGAA AACTCATGAGACCATTTGTGACTTGACCCCCAGTTCCCTGCCCTCTTCGTTCAAGACCATTTCACTGCCCGTGTCCTCACCCAACAGTAAGATGAACCTCACCAGTCCCAAAAGGGGccagaagagagaggaagggtggAAAGAGGTCGTGCGAAG GTCAAAGAAGCTCTCGGTCCCAGCCTCTGTCGTGTCCCGCATCATGGGGAGAGGAGGCTGTAATATCACAGCCATTCAAGACGTGACCGGTGCACACATAGACGTCGACAAACAGAAGGACAAGAACGGCGAGAGAATGATCACcatcag AGGTGGCACAGAGTCAACACGGCACGCCGTCCAGCTGATCAATGCGCTGATCCAGGACCCTGCCAAAGAGTTGGAAGACCTGATCCCTCGCAACCACATCCGTCAACCCGGCACCAATACCAAAATTggctccacctacaccacctccacagggGCCACCAGCACCACGGCGGCCAGTTCGAAGGGTCTCGCGTCGGTGGTGCCCTCGTCCGGCGTGTCCTTCCAGGCCTCCGGCGCCGCGGCACAGCAGGCGGGCAAAATGGGCAAGAACCTGGCGCCCGGCGTCAGGCCCCCGTTCGTCTCCCTTCCGCCGCTTGCCTACACGCACCCCCAGCTGGCCCTGCTGGCAGCCCAGACCATGCACCAGATCCGCCACCCCCGCCTGCCCATGGCGCAGTTCGGCGGCACCTTCACGCCCTCGCCCAACACGTGGGGCCCCTTCCCCGTGCGTCCGGTCAGCCCCGGTAGCGCCAACAGCTCCCCCAAGCACAGCGGCGGCGCCGTCCCCCGCCCTtccagctccgcccccaccagCGCAGAGCACCTGCCCCCCGCCTCGGCTGCCACCGTCACCCCCGGctcctccgcctcctcccccAGCACGGCCCCCTCCAAcgcccccacaccctcctccgTCAAGAAGCAGCTCTTCTCCACCGAGCCCAAATCTGGGGCCGGGGCCGCCATAGCCACCACCGCCGGCGGCTGCCCCGCCGCTCCGGCCCCTTGCGTCCCCATCACCTGCGCTCCCACCACTCCCACGACCCCTCCTCCTCCGCCCGCCCCCATCGCTCCACCCTCACAGCATCCCCCGGCCCCGAAGCCGGAGCCCGTCGCCAGCCCCGCCACTGCCAGCACGCCCGCCAAGGAGAAGCCGGCGGCCGAGCTCGCCGTTCCCGTTCCCGGCGCCCCGTGCGAGGGGCCGAGTTCCTCGGGCCCCCTGCACTTCCCCGCGTCTCCCTCCGCGCAGGCGGGGCTGCCCGTGCAAAGCGAAGGCAGGCAGCAGCTGCCCATGCCCTTCACCTCGAGTGCAGAGCCcagctccaccaccaccgccccACCCGCCCTCTCCGCCTCTCGcccagctccgcccacctgcaGCAGCGGCGCgctcaccaacaccagcagcacGTTACCTCACTACGCCACGCCCGCCGCGCCCGGCGTCTCACCCCGCATGCAGCACCCGACTCCTTACTACCCCATGGCGCCCGGGGCCACCATGCAGGAGCAGCAGCCCGTGTTCGTGCCTCAGGGCGTAACGCAGGAGCCCCACAAGCAGCAGCAGGCCGCCCAGCCCGGCCTGGCCGCCGCCAATATGCCGCCCCCCTCCATGCAGATGCCCTCCACCATGGGCATGATGAACGGCTCCCAGATGCACCTCCACGGCGGGAAGGCCCAGCTGCCGCCCAACTTTGGCCCCGCAGCCCTTTTTAATCACTTCAGCAGCATCTTCGATAGCAACCAGGTGAGCAACAACCAGGTGTGGGGGGCCTGCCACCTTCCCACGCGCACTCCGCCAGAACAGCCCTACAGCGCCCCTCCTGCCTACATGGGAGGGATGGGGCAAATGGAGAACACCATGGCGCCTCCAGATGGCTCCAAAGCTCCAGGGTATCGCTGCACCTCCCAGAGAATAGTCTCCAGCCCCATTG GAATGCACCCAATAGACCCCACAGGCAATTCCATCTCCTCTTCTACCGCGCTTACCAGCTTTGCCACGAGCATGTCCGCCAGCCCCGTGTTCCTGCCCGGCCCGGCCCCCGTGGGCACACCCTCCTTCAGCCGCCAGCACTTCTCCCCTCACCCCTGGAGCTCCTCCACATCTTGTGCGAAAATAA GTGAGTCTCCGGTGCCCTCCGTGTCGTCCGGCGCGTCCTCCCCCCTCTGCACGTCCACTGTGACCCCCACGCTGATCCAGGCCAAGCCCAGCAGCTCCAGCCACCAGGACCGTAAAGTGCCCCAGCCCATTGGAACCGAGCGCCTGGCTCGCATCCGGCAGACAGGCTCCGTTAACCACACCATGCTGCCCACCAGCTACACACCGCCGGTCGGACAGGGCGGCATCTGGTCTTTTGGAGTGGGCAGTGCCTCCG AGGCGATGTCGGGCTGGTCTCAGCCACTGATGGGAGGGCCCGTCATGCACCAGCAGCTCCCAGAGCAGTCGGCCTTCTCCCAGCACCAGGCTATGGAGCGAGATGACACGGGCATCGTGGCTCCCTCAAACACCTTCCACCAGCCTATGCCCACTAACTTCATGGATTTccctaag GGGTTGCCGATGTCGATGTATGGTGGAACAATgatcccaccccacccacagatGGCTGAAGCTCCTGGAGGCCCCATGTACAATGGGCTCCACACCACTGACCCTGCCTGGAACCCCATCCTGAAAGTCGTACCCAACTCTGCTGAGAATACAGACCCGCAGCAG GTCTGGCCTGGGACTTGGGCCCCGCACGTTGGAAATGTGCATCTGAATCATGTCAACTAA